In Anopheles gambiae chromosome 2, idAnoGambNW_F1_1, whole genome shotgun sequence, a single window of DNA contains:
- the LOC1274071 gene encoding uncharacterized protein LOC1274071, translating into MASLKDWDVLRLSTLITNVNAKLSASIRIDKEYQLLCLVRQNDQILFRYIDHHGEVHLMLLCWFAENQKKIQDVCFDNEGSRLLVFCYDNTLHIVPALAICDKSYEDGKRAPEITSFIVPFIGPHECPNPQTCPNNSHNNHPQTGRSSHRSSVASEASLKGAGTASGGSPSSSEPNLIFDAPTIKKSSSTYTTHKIDEIFSLNSIYRKLFLEQLERARAEENANRSISATGTDTPIAMQTIEDFFADGCQLKESGSIPGDATSKASTPQETISISSSLESTVSLSCPYPTCCSWWKTLANEPRAILGYSDGSICVVGLMPNCSFLGDTNCERGSIEKLIICQDNSMETISLMINTSTKEQWKLLLEQKSIKYTFPGAITPTSVQDLKSELLKSLSSDGTGSESGSVPIEDWQIVLSLPKDGETASGSQQRQQGAGSQPNNDADSNDSSPNSSEPPSGDDFEKVENETATDGNDKAEQQQGALPKLFPAAKARLLSLRDLGAKKIGTLKLKLSESRIRAKEREKYKEQAANLAVMELPGMYPEILTTPAGPYFVVQHLDGKYLLSALHSYSDTLSVHSMDISLIPLHIYKLPKQCHTTLLTKNVLYVLHSVHEEEQEPAGDPPEEPLESKVDGNSSVDDTTSSSTTESGVPNTVSVVSSKIAAMKMGDDCDFNEHSLLGVFHFPDERVLDIHRVSPASRKEDGTVDAAPCTDPPEQPQSSAGETKDGRSIFQKSAVSNYLRIQRGLRMERKLDMSEQQVMAEEFPSIEFDQAVIVTDRNLYSVELADCGKNLFLNLAHKCIWAACEDFCATFGLPLASCIEYAGDVLLRRKRISEALMTYNVARLSPMKTALKLALANESKALMKLSAMALRNSHIINSQFLMHDVMRQLVDEAHLGNVVYDSLMNLNSRTTLKPINTGAQCSDFSYDNDDVMLDVQISPADQFHLSNLMFLTLCERCTVDKNYIPLWNYIVTNSKYHTSLACIMLAHGKLYSTAVLLAMTRGTCLDVFSCLVGTWEQTVAETQAATPAETNAFVYNLSNELFMECLIYLRDYTMNYLQLIRKNLDVFDIYVLERLIRQLNPFHPVYRPLMHRLSSHESTAKEPSGRPLLFFCKALIETFLAVSVRAQQLKMHHDGSFLNALKHVRVHHEERAIEMRLARFSPIATGFFHAAAVVSHTAYIWGSNGVNCALSRTALQGDAIGANGQPPAVSFLRQIELDVLAVQCGRLHTLFLTSNGLYSMGANNLGQLGIGNHVINALQPMLVKTLDGKSITHFAAGQYHNAVVANGLLYTWGWGVFGQLGHGTVNDCNKPKIVEFFRNKKILQIALGHAHTMVLCRGEHETHSSLYVFGSNHYGQLGLGQEDPFGVTVDTRNGKSFLISLVPRKVHLNEEICVINTKLFVNLVLTTSNKLYTWGSSPQALRLATQARKRAKSSNTGKGGSYSKFSSILRSGSKYNGTEHTTSAAESSPSETKTPQSTEETDKDETETTTGEESSKQEDTERQTNTSDPSDEESAAGQSTDASIIIPEIKITDDGPAGNEKLQAGNEADEKATTNSGGDDAMEHLFPLFVDTSLVEGRIVKISSGLYHFAIVTEDGSIYTWGKNIERQLGREGGRNEVLIPTRLETVDNVEHVECGADFTLIMTKDHVVKAWGNNNMGQCAKEINLDRSGIPGKLVRLPISNRVVRIPDSSQFIEAPYEVKLPTNDGVGYDESLRFLKSMPKFRRTFVLKSALEKLISNSISTISSSLNDVSNAEEVDDVVGDLPDSLGEGRLLLQQQQQQQQQQQHANSTMSSLQSVSYATSPTSLAIDDEEDDEEEDDEDDDEEAGIVGECEGGRANGGTDRSADSSRLFNERHLLGNDFIHYCLYIFHGLYSQEDVLELTKRGTEYHIRMMMLNYDYVEAFRLILEMRSSSLSSSASAATIACHTQNMVKIFEYFTKDSNIIPMEMGNIKYFIYELFMFFIRHNLNVNVLEEFFMRNLDCYLVQLASVLYFNNLNNLLTSPPRGASTTGSGGGAIDTEVLALERKLLDKFNNNNGNPLLTGELFGQGRTAAGSGQVVRKLENTDTICKALSTTFSVTVCQKLLEHFDRFK; encoded by the exons ATGGCTTCGCTAAAAGATTGGGATGTGCTCCGGCTATCGACACTGATAACGAACGTGAATGCGAAACTCTCGGCTAGCATTCGAATCGACAAGGAGTATCAGCTGTTGTGTCTCGTGCGCCAGAATGATCAGATACTGTTCCGGTACATCGACCACCACGGCGAGGTTCACCTGATGCTGCTGTGCTGGTTCGCCGAGAATCAGAAGAAAATTCAGGACGTGTGTTTCGACAATGAAGGCTCCCGTTTGTTGGTGTTTT GTTATGACAACACGCTGCACATCGTGCCGGCGCTAGCAATTTGTGATAAATCGTACGAAGATGGCAAACGCGCTCCCGAGATTACGTCCTTCATCGTTCCGTTCATTGGACCGCACGAGTGCCCAAACCCTCAAACATGTCCCAACAATTCGCACAACAATCATCCACAGACGGGCAGATCGTCGCACCGTTCGTCGGTTGCTTCCGAGGCTAGCCTCAAGGGTGCGGGGACGGCCAGCGGAGGCAGCCCATCGTCGTCCGAACCGAATCTCATCTTTGACGCACCGACCATCAAAAAGTCGAGCTCCACGTACACGACACACAAGATCGATGAAATCTTTTCCCTGAACAGTATCTACCGGAAGCTGTTCCTGGAGCAGCTGGAGCGGGCACGGGCCGAGGAGAATGCGAATCGCAGCATATCGGCCACCGGTACCGACACCCCGATTGCGATGCAAACGATCGAAGATTTCTTTGCCGACGGGTGCCAGCTGAAGGAGAGTGGTAGCATACCCGGGGACGCTACATCGAAGGCGTCTACGCCACAGGAAACGATTTCCATCAGCTCCAGCTTGGAGTCGACGGTATCGTTATCCTGTCCGTATCCAACGTGCTGCAGCTGGTGGAAAACGCTTGCAAATGAACCGCGAGCCATTCTGGGCTATTCGGATGGATCGATATGTGTCGTAG GACTCATGCCAAACTGTTCGTTTCTTGGTGATACGAACTGTGAGCGAGGATCGATCGAGAAGCTGATCATCTGTCaggacaacagtatggaaacGATCAGCCTAATGATCAATACATCTACCAAAGAGCAGTGGAAGCTACTTCTGGAGCAAAAGTCTATCAAGTACACCTTCCCTGGCGCCATCACTCCCACCTCCGTGCAGGACCTCAAGTCCGAGCTGCTCAAATCTCTCTCGTCCGATGGCACGGGCAGTGAAAGCGGCTCCGTTCCGATAGAAGATTGGCAGATTGTACTTTCACTACCCAAGGACGGTGAAACGGCAAGCGGAAgtcagcagcggcagcaaggCGCAGGCTCGCAACCGAACAACGACGCGGACAGTAACGATTCAAGCCCCAACAGCTCGGAACCACCTTCGGGGGATGATTTCGAGAAGGTAGAGAATGAAACCGCCACCGACGGTAATGATAAAGCGGAACAGCAGCAGGGCGCCCTGCCGAAGCTGTTCCCTGCGGCCAAAGCGCGATTACTGTCGTTGCGTGATCTCGGTGCGAAGAAAATCGGCACGCTCAAGCTGAAGCTTTCGGAAAGCCGAATCCGTGCGAAGGAACGTGAAAAGTACAAGGAGCAGGCGGCAAATCTGGCGGTAATGGAGCTACCGGGCATGTACCCGGAGATTCTAACGACACCGGCCGGTCCGTACTTTGTGGTGCAGCATTTGGATGGCAAGTATTTGCTGAGCGCACTGCACTCCTACTCGGACACGCTGTCGGTGCACAGTATGGACATTAGCTTGATACCGTTGCACATCTACAAGCTGCCAAAGCAGTGCCATACGACGCTACTGACGAAGAACGTGCTGTACGTGCTGCATAGCGTGCATGAGGAGGAGCAAGAACCGGCCGGTGACCCACCGGAAGAGCCGTTGGAGTCGAAAGTGGATGGAAATAGCTCGGTGGATGACACtactagcagcagcacgacTGAGTCGGGCGTACCGAACACGGTCAGTGTGGTCAGCAGTAAAATAGCCGCAATGAAGATGGGCGACGATTGTGATTTCAACGAGCATTCGCTGCTGGGAGTTTTTCACTTTCCGGATGAGCGAGTGCTCGACATACATCGTGTGTCCCCTGCCAGTCGGAAGGAGGACGGGACGGTGGACGCAGCGCCCTGTACCGATCCACCGGAACAACCACAGTCAAGCGCAGGGGAAACGAAAGATGGACGATCGATCTTTCAAAAGTCGGCCGTTTCAAACTATCTGCGCATTCAGCGGGGATTGCGCATGGAGCGCAAACTGGACATGTCCGAGCAGCAGGTCATGGCGGAAGAGTTTCCCAGCATCGAGTTCGACCAGGCCGTGATCGTAACCGATCGCAATCTGTATTCGGTTGAGCTGGCAGACTGTGGCAAAAATCTGTTCCTAAATCTGGCCCACAAGTGCATTTGGGCGGCGTGCGAAGATTTTTGTGCCACGTTTGGGCTGCCGCTGGCGAGCTGTATCGAGTACGCCGGGGACGTGCTGTTGCGAAGGAAGCGTATTTCGGAGGCGCTCATGACGTACAACGTGGCGAGACTGTCGCCGATGAAGACGGCACTGAAGTTAGCGCTGGCAAACGAGAGTAAAGCCCTGATGAAGCTGTCCGCAATGGCGTTGCGCAACTCGCACATCATCAACAGTCAGTTCCTGATGCACGACGTCATGCGGCAGCTGGTCGATGAGGCACACCTGGGGAACGTTGTGTACGATTCGCTGATGAAC CTGAACTCACGGACGACGCTCAAACCTATCAACACAGGCGCACAGTGCAGTGATTTCTCgtacgacaacgacgacgtgATGCTGGACGTGCAGATTTCCCCGGCGGACCAGTTTCACCTTTCGAACTTGATGTTTCTTACGCTGTGTGAGCGCTGCACGGTGGACAAAAACTACATCCCGCTGTGGAACTACATCGTTACGAACAGCAAGTATCACACGAGCTTGGCCTGCATCATGCTTGCCCACGGGAAGCTCTACTCTACCGCCGTACTGTTGGCGATGACGCGCGGCACCTGTCTCGATGTGTTCAGCTGTCTCGTAGGCACGTGGGAACAAACGGTCGCCGAAACGCAGGCAGCAACGCCGGCCGAAACAAACGCGTTCGTGTACAACCTGTCGAACGAACTGTTTATGGAGTGTCTCATCTACCTGCGAGACTACACGATGAACTACCTGCAGCTGATACGTAAAAATCTGGACGTGTTCGACATCTACGTGCTGGAGCGACTGATCCGCCAGCTGAACCCGTTTCATCCCGTGTATCGGCCGCTGATGCACCGGCTGTCGAGCCATGAAAGCACCGCCAAGGAACCATCCGGCCGTCCATTGCTGTTCTTCTGCAAAGCGTTGATTGAAACGTTTCTGGCCGTATCGGTTCGGGCTCAGCAGCTGAAGATGCACCACGATGGCTCGTTTCTGAACGCCCTGAAGCATGTGCGCGTACATCATGAGGAGCGCGCGATCGAGATGCGCCTGGCACGGTTTTCTCCTATTGCGACTGGGTTCTTTCATGCGGCCGCTGTCGTTAGCCATACGGCATACATCTGGGGCTCGAACGGTGTAAACTGTGCGCTGAGTCGAACCGCACTGCAAGGGGACGCCATTGGAGCAAATGGCCAACCACCGGCCGTAAGCTTTCTGCGTCAGATTGAGCTCGACGTGTTGGCTGTTCAGTGTGGTCGATTGCATACGCTGTTTCTCACCAGCAATGGG CTTTATTCAATGGGCGCCAACAATCTGGGTCAGCTAGGAATCGGGAATCACGTTATCAACGCCCTGCAACCGATGCTAGTAAAGACGTTGGATGGAAAGAGCATCACCCACTTTGCCGCCGGCCAGTATCACAATGCGGTGGTGGCAAATGGGCTGTTGTACACTTGGGG CTGGGGAGTGTTTGGACAGCTCGGTCATGGAACGGTGAATGATTGCAACAAACCAAAGATTGTGGAATTTTTCAGGAATAAG AAAATACTACAAATTGCGCTGGGTCATGCACATACCATGGTGCTGTGCCGGGGAGAGCACGAAACCCACAGCAGCCTGTACGTGTTCGGTTCCAATCACTACGGTCAGCTGGGTTTGGGACAGGAAGATCCGTTCGGCGTTACCGTTGATACTCGCAATGGGAAATCGTTCCTGATCTCGCTTGTTCCCCGCAAGGTGCATCTAAACGAAGAGATATGCGTTATCAATACGAAACTGTTTGTGAAC CTGGTTTTGACTACTTCGAACAAATTGTACACCTGGGGATCTTCGCCGCAAGCATTGCGATTAGCTACGCAGGCGagaaaacgtgcaaaatcttCCAACACCGGTAAGGGCGGTAGTTACTCCAAGTTCAGCTCGATCCTGCGATCGGGATCGAAATACAACGGCACAGAACATACGACTAGCGCAGCGGAATCGTCCCCAAGCGAAACAAAGACACCGCAATCGACTGAAGAAACGGACAAGGACGAAACCGAGACGACAACGGGCGAAGAGTCGAGTAAACAAGAAGACACGGAAAGGCAAACGAACACGAGCGACCCGTCGGATGAAGAATCTGCTGCAGGACAATCAACGGATGCCAGTATTATTATTCCGGAGATCAAGATTACCGATGATGGACCGGCAGGCAACGAAAAGCTACAGGCGGGAAatgaagcggacgaaaaagcaacaaccaaCAGTGGTGGCGACGACGCAATGGAGCATCTTTTCCCATTGTTTGTCGACACATCTTTGGTTGAAGGAAGAATTGTAAAG ATTTCCAGCGGTCTGTACCATTTTGCAATCGTAACGGAGGATGGGTCCATCTACACCTGGGGCAAGAACATCGAACGTCAGCTGGGTCGCGAGGGTGGTCGTAATGAGGTGCTGATTCCTACCCGCTTGGAGACGGTGGACAATGTGGAGCATGTCGAGTGTGGGGCCGACTTTACGCTGATTATGACGAAAGATCATGTCGTGAAGGCTTGGGGTAACAACAATATGGGCCAGTGTGCCAAAGAGATTAACCTCGATCGTTCCGGAATACCGGGCAAGCTGGTGCGGTTGCCTATCTCGAACCGTGTTGTGCGCATCCCGGACAGCTCCCAGTTCATCGAGGCTCCGTACGAGGTGAAGCTGCCGACAAACGATGGGGTAGGATATGATGAGTCGCTGCGGTTCTTGAAATCGATGCCCAAGTTCAGACGCACGTTCGTGTTGAAGAGTGCGCTGGAGAAGCTGATTAGCAATAGTATTTCGACAATAAGCTCAAGCCTAAACGACGTCAGCAATGCAGAGGAGGTGGATGATGTGGTCGGAGACTTGCCGGATTCGTTGGGCGAAGGACGGTTattgttgcagcagcagcagcagcagcagcagcagcagcagcacgccaACAGCACGATGTCTTCGTTGCAATCCGTATCGTACGCCACCTCACCGACATCACTGGCAATagacgacgaggaggacgatgaAGAGGAAGACGATGAGGATGACGATGAAGAGGCCGGCATTGTAGGAGAATGCGAAGGCGGAAGAGCGAACGGTGGAACGGATCGTTCCGCGGACTCGTCGCGTCTGTTCAACGAGCGACACTTGCTGGGCAATGATTTCATCCACTACTGTCTGTACATCTTTCACGGGCTGTACAGTCAGGAGGACGTGCTGGAGCTGACAAAACGCGGTACAGAGTATCACATTCGCATGATGATGCTGAACTACGATTACGTGGAAGCGTTCCGGTTGATACTGGAGATGcgttcgtcgtcgttgtcgtcatcCGCTTCGGCTGCCACGATTGCGTGCCACACGCAAAACATGGTCAAAATCTTCGAGTACTTCACGAAAGACTCCAACATCATCCCGATGGAGATGGGCAACATCAAGTACTTCATTTACGAACTGTTCATGTTCTTCATCCGGCACAACTTGAACGTGAACGTGCTGGAGGAGTTTTTTATGCGCAATCTCGACTGCTATCTGGTGCAGCTGGCGTCCGTACTGTACTTTAACAATCTGAACAATCTGCTCACGTCGCCACCGCGCGGTGCATCGACGACCGGTAGCGGCGGCGGCGCGATCGATACGGAGGTGCTTGCCCTAGAGCGTAAGCTGCTGGACaagttcaacaacaacaatggcaATCCGTTGCTGACCGGCGAGCTGTTTGGGCAGGGACGAACGGCAGCCGGTAGTGGACAGGTGGTCCGCAAGCTCGAAAACACGGACACAATCTGCAAGGCGCTAAGTACTACGTTCAGTGTAACCGTTTGCCAGAAGCTGCTGGAACATTTCGATCGCTTCAAATGA